A stretch of DNA from Vulpes lagopus strain Blue_001 chromosome 12, ASM1834538v1, whole genome shotgun sequence:
CCCAACTCTGTCCCCCTGGGCTGGCTCTGTCTCCCCTACTTTAGATCCCGGGAGAAAAGACAGGAGACACGTGAGCCCAGGGTACATCAGGGCAGGGACACatcacacccccccaccccccaggatcacaacctcatCCTCCTCTTCTGCACAGGCTAGAGCTGTGGATacagcccctccaccccctgcaaGCTGCCACACACCAGCCCATCACCTTGACAGCCTCTGACAtcctcccccacacccacaccctccCCCAGCACACAGTCTTCCCACACCCTGCCACTCACACCCGCATCTTTGACACTCTGACACACTTACTCACATAGactcacacacactcatgccACACggagcccccccccacacacacactccctagCTACAGGCACCACAGGACCCTGGcactcacacacactccctgCCATGATGACTGACACGTGTCCTCCCACACACACCCGCTCTTTCACACTCGCTGACTCTCCAGGACACCCCCATTCACAGCGTGACATGCTGGTGGTAGTTTCTCTCGAGGACCTTCCAGGCCTCCTCGTGAAACTCCAAGGACCCAGGCCACGAAGGGTTAAAGCCAGAGTCCCGTCTCCCCGcggcccctctccccccacccccctcggCCTCCCCCCATTATCCTCCCTGCTGGACTCCATCAATAATGCAGCTTCAAGTTCTCGGGAGACGGCAGGGGGCCCCCAGCCGGCTCCCCGGGTCCTGGCTCACACTCCGCACCCTCCTCCCGGCCCCGGAGAACACGGTTCTCGGCGCTCATTGGCCACTTCCCTCTGGGCCCTCCCACCGAGCCCCCGGGCGCCAGTCCCaggcggaggggaggggacgggccGGGGGACCCCGAGGCCGGGGCCAGAGGGTGAGACCTGGGAGGACGGCGAGCGGCTGACACAGACCGAATCGCAGCGAGAGGCAGGGAGGgcgagagaggcggagacacccCCGGAGACCCTCCGAGAGAGCGAGCGAGGGAAGGAGCGAGAGGGAGACTCCGGGCGAGGGCGCGAGCCCGCGAGCgggacccaggctgcaggcgCCCGGGGACCCGCGCAGGGGGCGCGGCGCGGAGCCCGagggccgggagccgggagccgggagccgggggcgCTGCGAGCCGGCGCGACCCCCTCCCGCCTGCCGCCCTCCCCTCGCGGCGCGCGGTATTTTTATCTGAGCGTGAGCCGCTCGCCTCCCCCTCGCCGCGCGCAGCCCGCGCTCGCCGCCGCGCCCAGCAGCGCCGGGAGCCGAGCCGGGACCGCCGCCCGGGACCCCTGTCGCGCGCCAGCgccgccggccgccccgcccgccaTGGACCCGAAGGACCGCAAGAAGATCCAGTTCTCGGTGCCCGCGCCCCCCAGCCAGCTCGACCCCCGCCAGGTGGAGATGGTAAggggccgcgccccccgcgccccccgcgccccccgcgccccccgcgcccccgcgcccctcccgaCACCGGCCCCCGGGCTCCTCCCGCGGCGGGGCGCTGCCGgggccggcccggcccgggggtggggggacgcgGCGTCTCGGGCCGCCTCGGAcacgcgggggcgcggggccgcgcgTGAAGTTAGCTGCGCGCTCGGGCAACTTTTTCCCGGGGCCGCAGGAAGCCGGGCGGCGAGCGTCGCGGGCAGGGCCGTCCCGGGCCAACCCCAGGGCGGGCGGACGGTGCCCCGGCCCCTGCACGGCGGAGGCCTCCTGCCCCGGGCGCCCACCGGGACCGCGGCGCCCTGGCCCGGCCGCAGCCGGAGGAGGTGAGACCCGGTGCACTGACCCGCTGCACGGAACcgacccccgccccgccgccccgcgctcTGCCCGCCGCGGGCCCCCGTGTGCGCCGGGACCGGGCCGCCAGGGGCTCGTTCCCGCCTCCTCCTGCTGCCAGGCCCTCCGTGGAGCCGCAACATCGGGGTGGGGGCGACCGGTCCTCGCCGAAGCCAGACCTCTTCACAGAGTCCTGAGTTCTCTGCAGAGCCTTCCTGGGGGTGGAGAGGCCTCCAAAGTGGTGGGAGTGGACGGAGGGAAAGaagagcccccccccctccccaagtaGCACGTTCACTTGTTGCTGGGCTGCAGCTGACACCCAGCAGAGCAGTGAGAGTGGGGCCAAGTCACCTgggggagagatggggggggttatggggagggggaggttggGTCCTGGGCCCAAGCAGCTTTGGGTCTGCAGGGCAGTTTGGAGAGCTTGGCAAGGGGGGGCGGGTGGCAGTTTCAGCTTCATTCACCTGATTCTCTTTGTGCATTTCCCTGGAGCTCAGAGGGGACCTAATTAACTGACAGTTGATCTGATTGCCAAGCCCCAagcggaggtgggggggggggcagctacTGGGAGTGCTCAgtgcctcccctgccccacactcTCACTGTTCAGTTTGGCTCTTGGACCAAGGAGGGcaactttttggttttttttttatgagcacTGGGCCAAGAGTTTTACAGCCTGAGAGAAACTGATAGTGAAACATAGCCTTCCAGGGACACCTCCAGGACCTGGTGGGTCTGGGGCTCTGGCGCACACCTGAGCCTCCATGTGAGGTTGCAGGTGTCTGCAGAGCCCTGGCTCAGCCTCCCTCTGCAGTGGGATCCAGTTTCTTTGGAGCCCTTGAGCTGACCTTAGGTGGGCAGGGCCACGTGGGTCCCATGGCCTGTGGGGCATCTTCCACAGCCAGCTTCTGCTCCTGAAGTCTGATATCTACAAAAGCAGGAGAGGATGGGCCTCCTTGATAGGGAAAGATAGAAATGGAGATGCCCATTCTGGAGGAGCCATGGAGTGGGATAGGCATGGGCTAGGAGTCAGTGATGggcttttctcctcctttctctgctgtGATGAGCTGTGTGGCATTGAGCTCTTGGCTGAACCTCTTTGAACCCTGGGTTTtcacctctgtaaaatgagggggttGGGTGATCTATGGAGTTCCTTTCAGCTCTGACAGTCTTTGATTTAAAGGTTCCCTGAGGATTTCAAAGCACTGTTTGTTCCCTGCtgcctgggggaagggggtgcaggtgtctctcctgctctcccccccacccacttctttctccatctccttagATCCGTCGCAGGAGACCAACCCCTGCCATGCTCTTCCGGCTTTCAGAGCACTCCTCTCCAGGTGGGCCCTTCCCTgccaccccagccctggccccaccCTAACTCCCATGTCTTCTTGGGGCCCTTGCCAAAGTCCCATGAGTAGGAGACTGAGTGGAAGATGAGGAGGGTGGGTAAGGTCTGGGAGGCCAACTCTGCTGGGTTCATGTATTAACCAGGCACCTTCCAACACCCAGAAGGAAAGGGCACACTTTCCCTTTCCCCAGAGCTTGAGCCTTTGGGGAAAGTaattcagattctctttctctcttccctttcctccccgtcctctctcttcttctctccgtTTCCCTTGGTTCATTGGTGGCCTCCCTCAGAGGAGGAGGCCTCCCCTCACCAGGTGAGTTTCCAGGGGCAGCTGGAAGGAGGGATGCTGAGGGCCCTTTGTGGTAGGCTGGACAGGATTATTCCCCACTGGCACAGGGGGCCACCCCCGAGGACACATTAGTATATCAACTGGCAACTTGGTAAGAGTGTCTGGTGCCAGGGTTCCACCAATACCTACGCCTCTGCCCTTGTCTTTCCTCCGCTTGGACTCTGGCTAGGCCTCTGGATTCTGGCCTGAGCCAGGCCACGGCTTCTGGGGGACCCTCCTAGAGCAGGACCTGAGGGGCAGCAGTGCCTGGACCCATCAGTGTCAGCCGAGGCTAGAGCAGTTGGCTTGGgttgccagggctggggtggAATGGAGGAAGGGTGAAGGGAGGGGCCTCTGGTGAGCCTATTTAACCTAGCACTTACCCTGGCAGAGAGCTTCAGGAGAGGGGCACCACCTCAAGTCGAAGAGACCCAACCCATGTGCCTACACACCCCCCTCGCTGAAAGGTACTattctccccacccctacccccaccattAGTCTGGCTGGCCCCTTGACCCCTGGAACTGGGCtgacagtgggggagggaggtgaagTGTGGAGCATTTGTCAGTGGGGAAGGATTGGCTTCTGTACTCCAACCACTGGTTAGGGACCAGCTCTTTTTAAATTCAGCCTTGTAGAGAAGGGGCCTAGGGGCTGAAAGGGGTGGCCCTGGGCCTTATAATCAGGTTGCAgggttgaaagaaaagaaatggctgCCTTAAGTGGCAAGTATCATCAACGCAAAGACATTCAGCTCTGTTCCTCCTCTTTGCAAGTGCGTGGCAGACCACCTTCCCCACTCACCATCCCTCCCCAGCGGGAGCACTTTCCCCAGGTACAGCACTTGCTCCCCTCTCCCACTGGCATATATTTGCACAGGTCAGCAAACTGGACACTTCTCGAGTCCTGCTTCTTTCTACATTAAAACACAAGTCTTTCCTGTAGTACTCATTTGCTTTGTGTGCCAGGCCTCACTGGTGGCATTGGGCAAAATCGGAGGAGTAAGtttatgtgctgccaaagtgagcacaaaTTGGAGTAAGATTTAGCCCAGACCTTCTTGGGGCCTTTTGCCTCAGAGGGTCCTCGGTGAGTTACAGAGGAGAGGCTGGTTAAGCCTGGATTTGAAGGATGAGGAGGGATTCAACAGGCAGGCAAGACATggaagggcattccaggaaggtcctgggcacagggagaggaggtATGAAATCACAGAGTCTCTTGAGTCAGCCCGAGACTTGGCTTCCGGCAGGAGGCAGGCAGTGGAGATGGGGTATGGGAAGGATCTCTATAACTAAGCCAAAGAAAGCcttccacacacacccccaacctCAGCTCTGGCCTGAGGCTCTTCCTGCCCAGGGTGGGAGGAGATCGGAAGGGCTGCTGTGAGCTCCCAATGGGCTTGGTTTAATGAGTTCTCGGCATGGGCCAAGGTCAACAGGCACACCTGTCAGCCTACCTGTCAGCCTGCCTGCCAGGGttaggagcagagaggagaggctgggaggagaagagagaaggccaAGGGCATCCTGTCTCACcccaggagagaaagaggaagggacagTCTGTGGGCAGCGGGTAGGGCATGTAGAAGGACTCCCCACCTGTGGGGATGTGGGGTAAGGCCAGCCCCCAAAGGAGGCACAGGGGGGTGGTGGCATCTTCTCTGAGAGAACAAAAGATCTCCCTCCCCGCTACtctgggctggggagggctgAGTGGTGGTGAGGAATGAGAACAGTCCTTCGAACTCTTGGTCACGAGCCTGGGGCCGAAGGCTGGGGTGAAGAGGCTAGGGCCAAGGTGCTTCCTCGGCACCCTGCAAGGGCTAGGGCACTGCCATTGCCCCTTTGGGCCGCACTGTAGCCCAGTCTATGTTGGGAGAGGTGGGGCAGTCTGGGCCTTCTGGCTTCAAAAGAGAGACTTGTACTGGGGAAGTCCATGGCCCCAGAAATGGGGACAGATAGAGAAGAAGACAGCTGGGAGGGCCAGAGAAAGACCCCAGAGAGCCCAGAGAGGCATGAGGGGAGCACTCAAGGAAGCCAGCACACCTATTGTCATAATGCTCAGAAACTAAACTCTCCTCCCCCAACCAGGGGGTGGGCGGGTGCTCTAGCTGCcacctcctctcttcccttccccccaacCCTCAGAGGACCCTTCTGTCCCTGGAGGGCACTGTTTTGCAGGCTTCAGCCCCTTTCTGGGCAAGGGACAGCTCCTGCTAGGGTTGGGGCTTTGTAAGGGGAACAGCCAATGGCCTCCAGGGGAAAGGTGGACAACACTGAGCCTGAGCTGGGGGGACTCTCCGAGGCCGAGCTCTCTCACACTTGGCTCAAGGTGAAGCTTTGCTGCGTCCCCAAGGCCAGGGCAGGGCggtttattgcatttttattgcCTGGCTAGCTTACCCAAAGCCAGCGGGAGGCActgggctgggagcctggggcagggcggggcggtgGGCACACACAATGCACCCTCTGTCCCCGTCCCAAGTTGGCAGGAGCGTGGTGCCCTGTTCATTGCACCAGAGGTTTCCAGCCTGGATCTACTCCTCTGGGCTTTctgaggcgggggtgggggggggggagtgggggtgccTGCCTACtgagaaggagcaggagcagaagcaggagcaggagcaggagcaggagcaggagcagaagcaACCCCAGCCACTTGCTTGTCAGCTTCCTGTCTGTGAGCTGTGAGTTCTGCTGCCCAAATGCTCTTAAATCCCACCAGCTCCTGGTGcccctgctgcctctgccctAGCCACTCCTCAGAGCATCCCCTCTACCCCTGCCATTCCCCCAGaatcccccagccctggccccttTCTCCTAACTCCCTGGGCCTTTCCATCTCTTGGAGACTTCTCCCCAGCTGCCCACACTGTTCCTTTCCTGGGCCCTATCCCAGCAGGCCTTGGTggtgttgggggggtgggtggtgtTTGCTGCTTTCTAGGTCACCACAGAGGGAGCTGGAAGCTTGGGGATGTGGGTCAAGATTGTGGGGGCTGCGTCTGAGCACGGCACATCCTCAGGCACAACTTCACTGGCTGGAGACCGTTATATTCTCTGTCTCTGAATTGTTTCTGCCTCAGAACCTGGGGCAAAAATGTGTGGAGTGGCATCTCTgacaggggcagagccagggagtGGGAACCGAGCCCGGCACAGAGAGGGGGACAGGATCAGGGTAAGCAATGAGCCCTGGGCAGTCTGAGCACCCTGCTAGAAACTAAACCCATAGGCCCTGGCCCCATGGGTACTGTGCCTTCTACTGGGGCTGTAGCTGGTGGACACTGTCTCCAGTGCCGGGTCCTTGGCGAAGCAAGCTCCCCAGTCATGGAATGTTAAGCTGCTGCTGCTGTACCTGCCTGGTCTTGTCTGGTTTGGCACCCTATGGTTCGAGGGAGCTGCCTGGTGCCAGCCTCTGAGGAGGTCTGCATCACCGGACAACCTAGGAGCCAAACATGATTAAGGATCTAACCCCTGCTGCTTCTGCCCTGGTATGGCCCCCAGCAGACTGGCctgtgactattttattttattttagattttatttatttattagagagcaagcacaagcagagggggcggcagagggagagggagaaagagagggggaagcagactttccgctgagcagggagccagatgtggggctctgtcccaggaccctgggaccatgacctgagccgaaggcagatggttagccaactgagccacccaggagcccctgttctGTGACCTTTAGCTTTTGAATTAGACCTCTGAGGGGGTGAGCCATGGCCCAGGCTACAAGGAGGTTGGGGCTGGGCCACATGCCTCTCCAACTCCATGGGATGCTTCTTGGCCTGGCTCACCCTTGCCTTCCGGGGTCCCCCTGTGCCAGCCGTGCAGCGTATTGCTGAGTCTCATCTGCAGTCCATCAGCAACCTGAGTGAGAACCAGGCCTCAGAGGAGGAGGATGAGCTGGGGGAGCTGCGGGAACTGGGCTACCCAagagaggaagatgaagaggaggaggaggaggatgacgacgatgaagaggaggaggaggacagccAGGCTGAAGTCCTGAAGGGCAGCAGGGGGTCTGGTAAGCTGAAGGGGCGGGGAATCCTGGGTGATACCAGCATGGGCTAGGCGGGGTCCTCCTTGAGAGTCCTGGGGCACCCCTCCCAGGTCGTTCTTCACAC
This window harbors:
- the PPP1R1B gene encoding protein phosphatase 1 regulatory subunit 1B isoform X1, yielding MDPKDRKKIQFSVPAPPSQLDPRQVEMIRRRRPTPAMLFRLSEHSSPEEEASPHQRASGEGHHLKSKRPNPCAYTPPSLKAVQRIAESHLQSISNLSENQASEEEDELGELRELGYPREEDEEEEEEDDDDEEEEEDSQAEVLKGSRGSAGQKTTCGQGLEGPWERPPPLDEPQRDGSSKEQVEDLALNEPGEGPQRPTHPEPGT
- the PPP1R1B gene encoding protein phosphatase 1 regulatory subunit 1B isoform X2 codes for the protein MLFRLSEHSSPEEEASPHQRASGEGHHLKSKRPNPCAYTPPSLKAVQRIAESHLQSISNLSENQASEEEDELGELRELGYPREEDEEEEEEDDDDEEEEEDSQAEVLKGSRGSAGQKTTCGQGLEGPWERPPPLDEPQRDGSSKEQVEDLALNEPGEGPQRPTHPEPGT